A genomic window from Bacillota bacterium includes:
- a CDS encoding ArsC family transcriptional regulator, producing the protein MNIQIFGVKKCFDTQKAERYFKERKIKYQYVDLTKYGLSKGEFKSVKASVGLKDLINTKSKEYKVLNMQRLGTGSVAEEILFKNPKLYKSPIVRNGKQATVGYKPDVWVDWE; encoded by the coding sequence ATGAATATTCAAATTTTCGGTGTTAAGAAATGCTTTGATACCCAAAAAGCGGAGAGATACTTTAAAGAGAGGAAAATAAAATACCAGTATGTTGACTTAACTAAATACGGGTTAAGCAAAGGTGAATTTAAAAGTGTTAAGGCTTCAGTAGGTCTAAAAGATTTGATAAACACAAAATCGAAAGAGTATAAGGTGCTTAATATGCAGCGTCTCGGAACTGGAAGCGTTGCTGAGGAGATTCTTTTCAAAAATCCAAAACTTTATAAATCACCTATCGTTCGAAACGGTAAACAGGCCACTGTGGGATACAAGCCTGATGTTTGGGTGGATTGGGAGTAG